In the genome of Verrucomicrobium sp., the window ACTACGCCGGCGGCACCGTCGTCCACATGTCCTCCGGCTGGTCCGGCCTCATCCTCTGCCTCATCCTGGGCAAGCGCCTGGGCTACGGAAAAGAGCCCATGCCGCCGCACAGCGTCGTCCTCACCATGGTCGGCACCGGCCTCCTGTGGGTCGGCTGGTACGGCTTCAACGCCGGCAGCGCCGCCGCCGCGGACGGCCTCGCCGCCAACGCCTTCACCACCACCACCCTGGCCACCGCCACCGGCTCCTTCGTCTGGGCCACCCTGGAATACCTCCTCAAGAAAAAGGCCACCATCGTCGGCTTCTGCTCCGGCGCGGTCGGCGGCCTCGTCGTCATCACCCCCGCCTGCGGCTACGTCAACCCCACCGGCGCCATGTGGCTGGGCCTGGCCGCCGGGGCCATTCCCTTCTTCACCGTCACCTACATGAAGCCCCTATTCGGCTATGACGACGCCCTCGACACCTTCGGCGTCCACGCCGTCGGCGGCACCCTGGGGGCCCTCCTCACCGGATTCCTGGCCGATCCGGCCGTAAACGGCAATCTCAACGCCAATTTGAAAGACCTCATCGCCCGGCACGGACTCTGGCTGGAGCAGCTCAAAGCCATCGGCGTCACCCTGGCCCTCGTCATCGCAGGCAGCCTCGTCCTTGGCTTCGCCGTGAAGGCCCTCATCGGCCTCCGCGCCACGCCGGAGCAGGAAAGCCAGGGCCTCGACATCACCGAGCACGGCGAAGAAGGCTACATCCTTTAATCAACACACACCGCACAACGGGAACAAAGGGAAAGGGAATCCATGAAGAAGATCGAGGCCATCATCAAGCCCTTCAAATTGGAAGAGGTTAAAGCGGCGCTGAGCGAAATCGGCGTCGAGGGAATGACCGTCACCGAAGTCAAAGGCTTCGGGCGGCAAAAGGGGCACACCGAGATTTACCGGGGGAGCGAGTACACCGTCGACTTCCTGCCTAAGGTAAAGCTCGAGATCGTCCTGGGAGACGACAAGTTGGAAGCGGCCATCAAGGCCATCCTGACCAGCGCCAAGACAGGGAAAATCGGGGACGGGAAGATCTTCGTCGCCGACGTGGGCGAGGCCATCCGCATTCGCACCGAAGAAAAGGGCGACAAAGCGGTGTAAAAGCGCGACGCGGGCTTGCCAAAGCCCTGGATTCGCGTAGAAAAGACACTCCTTCCATTGCCGCGTGGTGCAATTGGTAGCACACCAGATTCTGGATCTGGGTGTTCTAGGTTCGAGTCCTAGCGCGGCAACTTCTTTTACTCCCCTTATTAAGGGCAAGCGGTACCGCTTGCGGAGATGGCTCTTGCTCTTGGCAAATAGGTTACATAAAATTCTACCATTAGGAAGACGGCGCGGCTCCCCGCGCGCGTGAATGCCATTTTGACCTACCTCATTTGACGATGGATGGCCATGCTCCCCATGCCTTAATCGAGGTTTTGCGGTTTCCGGCCTGCCTTCTCAACGAGGCGGGAAGCATCGTACACCTGAACGCGGCGTGGCGTGAATATGGCGTTCCCGAGGGACATGGCCCTGGGCGCGTGCCGTGGGCGGAGTTGGTCTGGCCGGAAGACCGGGAGGCTGCCTTGGCGGGATTTCGCTCTGCCACCATGACGGGGCGGCGGGCCGATGTGGAGTGCCGGTTGCAGAATGGGCGCGGGGCGGCGCGCTGGTTCCTTATCAGTCTGCAGCCGTTGGATGGCGATTCCGAGGACGAATGCCGGTGGCTCTGCGTCAGCACGGATATTCACGAGTTGAAGCGAAGGGTGGCCGACCTTGAAAAGCGTGCGGCCGTGCAGACTGACATGCTGAATATCAGCGGCGACTGCATCAAGCTGATCGCTTTGGACGGCACGTTGATTCACATGAACAAGGCGGGTTGCCGCGCGCTGGGCGTGGCGGAAGACTCGCCCTTCGGCATGCCGTGGCTGCCTCTCTTGCCCAAGGATGTATGGGAGACGGGAAAACAGGCTCTGGCCAGCGCCGGGGAGGGGACGATTTCCCGCTTTCCGGGCCGCAGCGAGTTGCCGGACGGGAAGGTGCAGCATTGGGATAATACGTTGACGCCTGTGTTGGGCGGCGGCGGTAAGCCGCAGGCCATCCTGTGCGTGTCCCGGGAGGTGACCGCGGAACATGAGGTGATGGAGTCGCTGCGGGAAAGTGAGGAGCGCCTGGCCATTGCGGCGCGGGTCGGCGGCCTGGGCATTTGGGATTACGACATTCGCCGCGACGAACTCCAGTGTGACGACTCTTGGTATCGGATCATGGGAAGGGATCCCGGCAATCCTATCCGCTCGATCGCGGAGTTCCGGCCTTGTATTCACCCGGAGGACGTGGGGCGGGCGACGGAGGTGCAGCAGACGGCGGCCGAGCTCATCGCGAGGAACCAGGACTATGCCATTATGTTCCGGATCGTGCGCCCGAATGG includes:
- a CDS encoding ammonium transporter: MKKAVFLIAFLACIWSLSPLPLRAQETAPATGPSLEQRVADLEAYVNNAQAGTDGKASWKTNLSSGPGHNAWLMTSAAFVLLMTLPGLALFYGGLVRKKNVLSVLAQCFFCAGMVTILWWAVGYSLVFSHGKPWLGGTQFAFFHGVDSAPNTDYSYWVSQNVFAMFQLMFAIITPALIIGATAERLKFGAVMLFLTAWMFVVYFPLAHMVWGADGLMNGCFNAAAAIKAIDYAGGTVVHMSSGWSGLILCLILGKRLGYGKEPMPPHSVVLTMVGTGLLWVGWYGFNAGSAAAADGLAANAFTTTTLATATGSFVWATLEYLLKKKATIVGFCSGAVGGLVVITPACGYVNPTGAMWLGLAAGAIPFFTVTYMKPLFGYDDALDTFGVHAVGGTLGALLTGFLADPAVNGNLNANLKDLIARHGLWLEQLKAIGVTLALVIAGSLVLGFAVKALIGLRATPEQESQGLDITEHGEEGYIL
- a CDS encoding P-II family nitrogen regulator; translation: MKKIEAIIKPFKLEEVKAALSEIGVEGMTVTEVKGFGRQKGHTEIYRGSEYTVDFLPKVKLEIVLGDDKLEAAIKAILTSAKTGKIGDGKIFVADVGEAIRIRTEEKGDKAV